Below is a window of Mycolicibacterium chitae DNA.
AATGCCCTGGTGGACGAGCAAGTCATCGATGCGCTGTACCGCGCGTCGCAGGCCGGCGTCCGGGTCGAGATCGTGGTCCGCGGCATCAGCGCGCTCAAGGCCGGGGTGCCCGGCCTGTCCGAGAACATCGCGGTGCGCTCCATTCTCGGCCGGTTCCTGGAACATTCGCGGATACTCCACTTCAAGGCCATCAACGAGTTCTGGATCGGCAGCGCCGACATGATGCACCGCAACCTCGACCGCCGGGTGGAGGTCATGGCGCAGGTCAAGGATCCGCGCCTGACCGCCCAACTCGACGACGTCTTCGAGTCGGCCCTGCACCCGGACACCCGGTGCTGGGAGTTGAGTCCCGACGGCAACTGGATCGCCTCACCGCTGCAGGGCCAGACGGTGCGCGACCATCAGCGCTCGCTGATGGAAAAGCACCGCCAGCCCTAGCCGTCGAATCGACCTGCAGGAGTAGAGGTGCCGAAACAGGCTTCACCCCAACCGATACTCGCCGCCGGCGCGGTCCTCTGGCGGCCCGCCCCGGAAGAGCCGTCCCGGCGCGAGGTCGCGGTGATCCACCGGCCGCGCTACGACGACTGGTCGCTGCCCAAGGGCAAGGTGGATCCCGGCGAGACCCTGGCGGTCACCGCGGTGCGGGAAATCCACGAGGAGACCGGCTATCACGCCGTGCTCGGTCGGCGACTGATGTCGGTCACCTACCCCGTCGCCGAGGGCACCAAACATGTCCAGTACTGGGCGGCCCGCGCCACCGACGGCGACTTCACGCCGAATCACGAAGTGGACAAGCTGTTGTGGCTGCCGGTCGAGGATGCGTTGACGCAGCTGAAGTATCCCCATGATCAGTCGGTGCTGCGGCAGTTCAACGAACTGCCCGCCGACACCCGCACCGTGCTGATCGTCCGGCACGCGACCGCCGGGCAGAAGAGCAAGTACCGGGGCGATGATCGAAAGCGCCCGCTGGACAAGAACGGTAGGGCCCAGGCCGAGTCCCTGGTGGGTCTGCTGCTGGCGTTCGGGGCGAGCGAGCTACACGCCGCCGACCGGGTGCGCTGTCATCAGACCATCGAACCGCTGGCCGACGAGATCGGCGCCCCGATCAGCAACGAACCGGCGTTGACCGAAGAGGCCTACAACGAGCACCCCAAGCGGGGCCGGGCCCGCGTCCTCGAGATCGCGGCGACCTCACGCACTCCGGTGATCTGCACGCAGGGCAAGGTCATCCCGGATCTCATCGCGTGGTGGTGCGAATCGGCCGGGCTCAC
It encodes the following:
- a CDS encoding NUDIX hydrolase: MPKQASPQPILAAGAVLWRPAPEEPSRREVAVIHRPRYDDWSLPKGKVDPGETLAVTAVREIHEETGYHAVLGRRLMSVTYPVAEGTKHVQYWAARATDGDFTPNHEVDKLLWLPVEDALTQLKYPHDQSVLRQFNELPADTRTVLIVRHATAGQKSKYRGDDRKRPLDKNGRAQAESLVGLLLAFGASELHAADRVRCHQTIEPLADEIGAPISNEPALTEEAYNEHPKRGRARVLEIAATSRTPVICTQGKVIPDLIAWWCESAGLTPETSRNKKGSVWILSLDGEKLIAADHVESPLALR